Proteins found in one Labrenzia sp. VG12 genomic segment:
- a CDS encoding penicillin-binding protein 2 has protein sequence MTMVSEPASFLQVRRTHPRAARSSVSSSAVKSRVYVAMLAFACVYIAIAGRLVMLAQMEEAPSRAWISAQDSVSASRPDLIDRNGEILATDIKTASLYAEPRRILDVDEAVEGLIRVLPDLDEPLVRRRLGSGTGFVWLKREMTPQQAEQVHNLGLPGIGFLSENQRFYPGGPTAGHIVGSVNVDNQGLAGIEKYIDDSWLSDLQSLGFTADRSMEPVRLSVDLRVQHVVRDELVKAMERYRAIAAAGIVLDAKTGEVVAMSSLPDYDPNDRAQALEKDRLNRATGGVFEMGSVFKTFTTAMALDSGAVSINDSFDATRPIRAGGRTINDFHGKNRILSVPEVFIYSSNIGTAKMMLATGVARQKEFLGRLHLTSRLTTELPENAAPLLPPKWNELAAMTISFGHGISVTPMQTAVGAAALVNGGVLLPPTFMPRSQEDVQKLGKQVISPETSRMMRYLFRLNVLSGSGRRADVPGYTVGGKTGTAEKIENGKYVRNKRRNSFLSAFPMDDPRYVVLVVIDEPKPEREGIGATAGLNTAPVTGAIIRRAAPMLGVMPRFGKGDEPIEISY, from the coding sequence ATGACGATGGTAAGCGAACCGGCAAGCTTTCTTCAGGTGCGGCGCACCCATCCAAGGGCGGCCCGCAGCTCGGTCTCTTCAAGCGCGGTGAAGTCCCGGGTCTATGTGGCGATGCTGGCCTTTGCCTGCGTCTACATCGCGATCGCCGGACGTCTGGTCATGCTGGCGCAGATGGAAGAAGCACCGTCCCGCGCCTGGATCTCCGCCCAGGATTCCGTGTCCGCCTCAAGGCCAGACCTGATCGATCGCAATGGCGAGATCCTGGCGACCGATATCAAGACCGCATCCCTTTATGCCGAACCGCGCCGCATCCTGGATGTGGACGAAGCCGTTGAAGGCCTGATCCGTGTGTTGCCGGACCTTGATGAGCCGCTTGTCCGCCGTCGTCTGGGCAGCGGCACCGGCTTCGTCTGGCTAAAGCGGGAAATGACGCCGCAACAGGCCGAGCAGGTTCACAATCTGGGCCTGCCGGGCATCGGTTTCCTGTCGGAAAATCAGCGGTTCTATCCAGGAGGCCCGACGGCGGGCCACATTGTCGGGTCGGTGAATGTCGACAATCAGGGCCTGGCCGGGATTGAAAAATACATCGACGATTCCTGGCTGTCCGACCTTCAGTCGCTCGGGTTCACGGCAGACCGGTCCATGGAGCCGGTGCGGCTGTCCGTCGACCTGCGGGTACAGCATGTCGTGCGCGACGAACTGGTCAAGGCCATGGAGCGCTATCGCGCGATTGCCGCGGCCGGCATCGTTCTGGACGCCAAGACCGGCGAAGTGGTGGCCATGTCCTCGCTGCCGGATTACGACCCGAATGACCGCGCGCAGGCTCTGGAGAAGGACCGGCTGAACCGTGCAACGGGCGGCGTCTTCGAAATGGGGTCGGTCTTCAAGACCTTCACAACGGCCATGGCGCTGGATTCGGGGGCAGTCAGCATCAATGACAGCTTCGACGCGACCCGGCCGATCCGGGCCGGCGGACGGACGATCAACGATTTCCACGGGAAAAACCGCATCCTGTCGGTGCCGGAAGTTTTCATCTATTCGTCCAATATCGGCACGGCGAAAATGATGCTGGCGACGGGTGTCGCGCGCCAGAAGGAGTTCCTGGGACGCCTGCATCTGACCAGCCGGCTGACGACGGAATTGCCTGAAAACGCTGCGCCGCTGCTGCCGCCGAAATGGAACGAGCTTGCGGCGATGACCATCTCCTTCGGGCACGGCATCTCGGTAACACCGATGCAGACGGCAGTGGGCGCGGCGGCTCTGGTCAATGGCGGCGTGCTGTTGCCGCCGACCTTCATGCCGCGCAGCCAGGAAGATGTTCAAAAGCTTGGAAAACAAGTCATTTCTCCGGAAACGAGCCGGATGATGCGTTACCTTTTCCGCCTCAATGTTCTGTCCGGCTCCGGCCGCCGTGCCGACGTGCCGGGCTATACGGTTGGCGGCAAGACCGGCACGGCCGAGAAGATCGAGAACGGCAAATATGTGCGCAACAAGCGCCGCAATTCCTTCCTGTCAGCTTTTCCGATGGATGACCCGCGTTACGTGGTTCTGGTCGTGATCGACGAGCCGAAGCCGGAGCGTGAAGGCATCGGCGCGACGGCCGGTCTGAACACGGCACCGGTCACCGGCGCGATCATTCGCAGGGCTGCGCCGATGCTCGGCGTGATGCCACGCTTCGGTAAGGGGGATGAACCAATCGAGATTTCCTATTAA
- a CDS encoding AraC family transcriptional regulator, protein MAADAYLKRPLDRFRSFETKDVDEARQIVGRHFCSHRLDRASASGRFDACQNRLAGQHLSLNYIRYGADVSIEPGELTDFYLIQVPLRGSADISNGRQSLVSTPKLASVLNPDRHTTMRWHAGCEQILLQIDRAFLHAVAEKMAGLPLARIRFAAGLDLARTDVAAWSRCFRGLVQAVEAGEAFDSGDQRRQRLLEEALVGSLLACQANTASSLLERRESGAAPAILKRARTFIQERFRDEIGLLDISAHAGTTPRNLQILFKREYGTGPVQQLHDTRLAYARHLLLADADSLSIAEIAEASGHRHFGRFSVGYKKRFGESPRDTRSARLFS, encoded by the coding sequence ATGGCAGCTGACGCATATCTCAAACGGCCGCTTGACCGGTTTCGCAGCTTCGAGACGAAGGATGTCGACGAGGCGCGGCAGATTGTCGGCCGCCATTTCTGCAGCCACAGACTGGATCGGGCCTCTGCCTCCGGCCGCTTCGATGCCTGCCAGAACCGGTTGGCCGGACAGCATCTGTCTCTCAACTACATCCGGTATGGCGCTGACGTGAGTATCGAACCGGGGGAGCTCACCGACTTCTATCTGATCCAGGTTCCACTCCGTGGGAGCGCCGATATCTCGAACGGCCGGCAGTCCCTTGTGTCGACACCAAAACTGGCGAGCGTCCTCAACCCGGACCGCCACACGACAATGCGCTGGCACGCGGGGTGCGAACAAATCCTGCTGCAGATAGATCGCGCATTCTTGCATGCCGTTGCCGAGAAAATGGCCGGGCTTCCACTGGCCCGGATAAGGTTTGCTGCCGGGCTCGATCTGGCAAGGACGGATGTTGCCGCGTGGAGCCGCTGCTTTCGCGGCCTGGTACAGGCGGTGGAAGCCGGTGAAGCCTTTGACAGCGGGGATCAGCGTCGCCAGCGGCTGCTGGAAGAAGCGCTGGTTGGCTCTCTGCTGGCGTGTCAGGCGAACACCGCGTCGTCCTTGCTGGAGAGACGGGAGAGCGGTGCAGCACCGGCCATCCTGAAGCGCGCCCGGACCTTCATTCAGGAGCGGTTCCGGGACGAGATCGGCCTGCTCGACATCAGCGCCCATGCCGGGACTACGCCGCGCAACTTGCAGATCCTGTTCAAACGCGAATACGGGACAGGGCCGGTTCAGCAGTTGCACGACACGCGCCTGGCCTATGCGCGCCATTTGCTGCTGGCGGACGCGGACAGTCTTTCGATTGCCGAAATCGCGGAGGCCTCGGGGCACCGCCACTTCGGCCGGTTTTCCGTCGGCTACAAGAAGCGTTTCGGCGAATCTCCGAGAGACACGCGCAGCGCTAGACTGTTCAGCTGA
- a CDS encoding 3-oxoacid CoA-transferase subunit B, with protein MDAKEIIARRVAQEIASNTLVNLGIGLPSMVASYLPNDVHVFFQAENGVIGLGARPPEGMEDPDLTDAGGGFVTAVPGAASIDSAMSFGLIRGGHLDMTVLGGLQVDERGYLANWMIPGKMVPGMGGAMDLVAGAKHVIVAMVHKAKGKPKILKECTLPLTAQRRISLIVTEMAVIEPTDDGLVLKEIGPNTSVDDVISATDANLIVRGDVPRMRL; from the coding sequence ATGGATGCAAAGGAAATCATCGCCCGTCGCGTGGCGCAGGAAATCGCCTCCAACACGTTGGTCAATCTCGGCATAGGCCTGCCCTCGATGGTGGCCAGCTACCTGCCAAACGACGTGCATGTCTTCTTCCAGGCGGAGAATGGCGTGATCGGTCTCGGCGCCCGGCCGCCGGAAGGCATGGAGGACCCGGACCTGACCGATGCCGGAGGCGGGTTTGTCACCGCAGTTCCGGGAGCTGCCTCCATCGACAGCGCCATGAGCTTTGGCCTGATCAGGGGCGGCCATCTCGACATGACCGTGCTCGGCGGTCTACAGGTCGATGAGCGCGGCTATCTGGCCAACTGGATGATCCCGGGCAAGATGGTGCCGGGCATGGGCGGTGCCATGGATCTTGTTGCAGGGGCCAAACACGTGATCGTGGCCATGGTTCACAAAGCCAAAGGCAAACCGAAGATCCTGAAGGAATGCACGCTGCCGCTGACCGCCCAGCGCCGCATCAGCCTGATCGTCACGGAAATGGCCGTCATTGAACCGACGGATGACGGTCTTGTCCTGAAGGAAATCGGACCAAACACCAGTGTGGATGACGTGATTTCAGCAACCGATGCGAACCTGATCGTGCGGGGCGACGTGCCAAGAATGCGTCTTTGA
- a CDS encoding cupin domain-containing protein: MHNGAGITAANAGLDTISWNVVGHTYTPKVLSNNAFIWHAVIPAETFVPPHIHPTQDEWIVMLDGELEVEMGGAVHKAGPGDTVRMPMGEAHGIFNRSGKTATCVFGVAPTRKLFDLFGALDGVTDPAELVRLSALHEVDFLPPPDQV, from the coding sequence ATGCACAACGGAGCAGGCATTACCGCAGCCAATGCGGGCCTCGACACGATCAGCTGGAACGTGGTCGGTCACACCTACACACCGAAGGTTCTGAGCAACAACGCCTTTATCTGGCACGCCGTCATTCCGGCGGAAACCTTCGTACCGCCTCACATTCACCCGACGCAGGACGAGTGGATCGTCATGCTGGACGGTGAGCTGGAAGTGGAAATGGGCGGCGCCGTTCACAAGGCTGGGCCTGGCGACACCGTGCGCATGCCGATGGGTGAGGCGCACGGAATTTTCAACCGGTCCGGCAAGACGGCGACTTGCGTCTTCGGCGTTGCGCCGACGCGCAAGCTCTTTGATCTCTTCGGCGCTCTGGACGGTGTCACCGATCCGGCCGAACTCGTGCGTCTTTCTGCTCTGCACGAAGTTGATTTCCTGCCACCGCCCGACCAGGTCTGA
- a CDS encoding UDP-N-acetylmuramoyl-L-alanyl-D-glutamate--2,6-diaminopimelate ligase encodes MDLDYLAAGLAVPDAARDLKIAGLTADSRKVQPGFLFAAFKGAAVDGTRFAPNAVAAGAVAILCAEEAADAVRAACGGDVIVLGADEPRQAFARMAARFFGAQPDTIVAVTGTAGKTSVAHFVRQIFQGAGHPAASLGTLGIVKPDGESYGGLTTPDPVALHQQLSALEDEGINHAAMEASSHGLDQYRLDGVRLTAAAFTNLGRDHMDYHPTIEDYLRAKLRLFSELLPAGGTVVVDPGEKYADRVLAVAEERGLPVFTVGETGKDLKLTGLKPAGAGQELTLQTARGEYKVTLPLIGRFQVSNALIAAGLAIASGMDTGAALRALENLKGAPGRLELAGKTGEGGLVFVDYAHKPDALDNALAALKPFAGGRLSVVVGAGGDRDPGKRPLMGEAAARHADLVIITDDNPRSEDPASIRKAVLGGAPDALEIGDRFEAIAEGVRRLKKGDILCVAGKGHETGQIVGDTVIPFSDHEAVKRAISLEGNT; translated from the coding sequence ATGGACCTTGACTATCTTGCCGCCGGCCTTGCGGTGCCGGATGCGGCCAGGGATCTCAAAATAGCCGGGCTTACGGCCGACAGCCGTAAGGTTCAGCCCGGCTTTCTGTTTGCAGCTTTCAAGGGTGCCGCTGTCGACGGCACCAGATTTGCCCCGAATGCCGTTGCAGCCGGAGCTGTCGCGATCCTGTGCGCTGAAGAGGCCGCCGACGCCGTGCGTGCCGCCTGTGGCGGCGACGTCATCGTCCTCGGTGCGGATGAGCCTCGGCAGGCCTTTGCCCGAATGGCGGCACGGTTTTTTGGTGCACAGCCCGACACGATCGTCGCCGTCACCGGAACCGCCGGCAAGACTTCGGTCGCCCATTTTGTCCGGCAGATCTTTCAGGGAGCAGGTCATCCCGCTGCCAGCCTCGGCACGCTTGGCATCGTCAAGCCGGATGGCGAGAGTTATGGCGGATTGACGACGCCCGATCCGGTTGCCCTGCATCAGCAACTGTCGGCGCTGGAAGATGAAGGTATCAATCATGCGGCCATGGAGGCCTCGTCCCACGGGCTCGATCAGTATCGCCTCGATGGTGTGCGCCTGACGGCTGCCGCGTTCACCAATCTTGGCCGCGACCACATGGATTACCATCCGACGATCGAGGATTACCTGCGCGCCAAGCTGCGGCTCTTTTCCGAGTTGCTGCCGGCCGGCGGGACGGTTGTCGTCGATCCGGGTGAAAAATATGCGGACCGCGTGCTGGCCGTTGCCGAAGAACGCGGCCTTCCGGTGTTCACGGTCGGAGAAACCGGCAAGGACCTGAAACTGACCGGGTTGAAACCGGCCGGTGCCGGCCAGGAGCTGACCCTTCAGACCGCGCGCGGCGAATACAAGGTGACCCTGCCGCTGATCGGCCGGTTCCAGGTCTCCAATGCCCTGATCGCGGCTGGTCTTGCCATTGCCTCCGGGATGGACACAGGCGCGGCCCTGCGCGCCCTTGAAAACCTGAAGGGCGCACCGGGACGGCTGGAGCTCGCCGGTAAAACAGGCGAGGGCGGGCTGGTCTTCGTCGACTACGCGCATAAACCGGACGCTCTCGACAATGCACTGGCCGCTTTGAAGCCGTTTGCCGGCGGCAGGCTTTCTGTTGTTGTCGGGGCCGGCGGCGACAGGGATCCCGGAAAACGTCCGTTGATGGGAGAGGCTGCCGCGCGTCATGCCGATCTGGTCATCATCACCGACGACAATCCGCGTTCGGAGGATCCTGCCAGCATTCGCAAGGCGGTTCTTGGCGGCGCGCCGGACGCGCTGGAAATTGGCGACCGTTTCGAGGCGATTGCCGAGGGGGTTCGCCGGCTCAAGAAGGGCGATATCCTGTGTGTTGCCGGAAAAGGCCACGAAACGGGCCAGATTGTTGGCGACACAGTGATTCCCTTTTCCGACCACGAAGCAGTGAAACGCGCCATCAGCCTTGAAGGAAACACATGA
- a CDS encoding UDP-N-acetylmuramoylalanyl-D-glutamyl-2,6-diaminopimelate--D-alanyl-D-alanine ligase, protein MSEPLWTLDAFVEAAGGSLKGEAGADITGISIDSRTLQPGDAFVAIKGDRFDGHDFVAAALEAGATVALVAESRLSELPEDGRYVVVEDPLEALRQIGIAARARTSARIVAVTGSVGKTGTKEALRLTLEPSGKVHASVASFNNHWGVPLTLARMPAETDFGVFEIGMNHAGEITPLVQMVRPHVAIITTVQAVHLEFFDSVEQIAKAKAEIFDGLEPGGIAVLNRDNLQFDLLKFLAATKGIATIHTFGENPAADSHTQKVVSYPAGSSVDAAILGQEITYKIGAPGKHHVKNSLAVLTAVADLGADLAKAGLALDTMRAPKGRGEVSRLPVPNGELNLIDESYNANPASMRAALAVLGEAPVTRPGRRIAVIGDMRELGTDADRLHAELLKPVRDAEIDAVYCAGPHMHALWQELPHDLRAHYCEDAADLEEVLLNDVRAGDVVMVKGSLGTRMGPLVEALKKEYPPVDDTEAA, encoded by the coding sequence ATGAGCGAACCGCTTTGGACCCTGGACGCCTTTGTCGAGGCTGCCGGCGGCAGCCTCAAGGGCGAGGCTGGCGCTGACATCACCGGAATATCCATCGACAGCCGTACGCTTCAGCCGGGTGATGCCTTCGTGGCAATCAAGGGGGACCGGTTTGACGGGCACGACTTCGTGGCGGCTGCGCTGGAAGCCGGTGCGACCGTTGCCCTGGTGGCCGAAAGCCGTCTTTCAGAGCTGCCCGAAGACGGTCGGTATGTGGTCGTTGAAGACCCGCTCGAAGCACTGCGCCAGATCGGCATTGCGGCACGGGCGCGGACATCCGCGCGCATCGTTGCCGTCACCGGGTCCGTCGGCAAGACCGGCACCAAGGAAGCGCTGCGTTTGACACTGGAGCCTTCGGGCAAGGTGCACGCCTCTGTCGCCTCCTTCAACAATCACTGGGGCGTGCCGCTGACGTTGGCGCGCATGCCGGCCGAGACCGATTTCGGCGTTTTTGAAATTGGCATGAACCACGCCGGCGAGATCACCCCGCTGGTGCAGATGGTGCGCCCGCATGTGGCGATCATCACCACGGTTCAGGCCGTTCATCTGGAATTCTTCGACAGCGTCGAGCAGATCGCGAAAGCCAAGGCCGAAATCTTTGATGGTCTGGAACCGGGCGGCATCGCCGTTCTGAACAGGGACAATCTTCAATTCGACCTGTTGAAGTTCCTGGCCGCCACCAAGGGCATTGCCACCATCCATACATTCGGGGAGAACCCGGCCGCCGACAGCCATACGCAGAAGGTTGTCAGCTATCCTGCCGGCTCCAGTGTCGATGCTGCGATCCTGGGTCAGGAAATCACCTACAAGATCGGGGCACCGGGCAAGCATCACGTCAAGAACAGTCTGGCCGTCTTGACCGCCGTTGCCGATCTTGGCGCCGACCTGGCAAAAGCCGGACTTGCGCTCGATACGATGCGGGCCCCCAAGGGGCGCGGGGAAGTGTCGCGCCTTCCGGTGCCGAACGGTGAACTCAACCTGATCGACGAGAGTTACAACGCCAACCCGGCCTCCATGCGTGCTGCTCTCGCGGTGCTGGGCGAAGCACCGGTGACCCGACCGGGACGGCGGATTGCCGTCATCGGCGACATGCGCGAACTGGGGACCGATGCGGACCGGCTTCACGCGGAACTGCTGAAACCGGTCAGGGACGCCGAGATCGACGCGGTCTATTGCGCCGGCCCGCATATGCATGCGCTCTGGCAGGAGCTGCCGCATGATCTGCGCGCGCATTACTGCGAAGACGCTGCGGATCTGG
- the rsmH gene encoding 16S rRNA (cytosine(1402)-N(4))-methyltransferase RsmH has product MMALGDRDAVSAAGGPERHVPVLLNEVLEWLAPQPGKVVVDGTFGAGGYSRALLARGAKVVGIDRDPDAIAGGQELVREADGDLILVPGQFADLEQHARASGFDGVDGVVLDLGVSSMQLDEAERGFSFLRDGPLDMRMEQAGPSAADVVNELPVRDLIRVIGLLGEEKRATSVAHAIDRARQEKPFEGTLELANLIEKVLGRSPKKAQIHPATRTFQALRIYVNGELHQAAEALGAAERILKPGGRLVLVSFHSLEDRIVKRFLQDRTKTRGGGSRHMPEAEVPPATFEMLTRKAVEAAAGETDVNPRARSAKLRAGRRTEAPARDLDIHEAGVPRLAAFHGLGG; this is encoded by the coding sequence ATGATGGCGCTCGGCGACAGAGATGCTGTTTCTGCCGCAGGCGGACCCGAGCGCCATGTGCCGGTTCTCCTGAACGAGGTGCTGGAGTGGCTGGCTCCGCAGCCGGGCAAAGTGGTTGTCGACGGGACCTTCGGCGCCGGCGGCTATTCGCGTGCGCTGCTGGCACGCGGCGCAAAGGTGGTCGGGATCGACCGGGACCCTGATGCCATTGCCGGTGGCCAGGAGCTGGTGCGTGAGGCGGATGGCGATCTGATCCTTGTGCCCGGGCAATTTGCAGACCTGGAACAACATGCTCGCGCAAGCGGCTTTGATGGTGTCGACGGCGTCGTGCTGGACCTCGGCGTCTCCTCCATGCAGCTCGACGAGGCCGAGCGCGGCTTCTCGTTCCTGCGCGACGGGCCGCTCGACATGCGTATGGAGCAGGCCGGGCCGTCGGCTGCTGACGTTGTCAACGAGCTGCCCGTCCGGGACCTGATCCGGGTGATCGGCCTTCTGGGCGAAGAAAAACGTGCTACCAGTGTTGCGCACGCAATTGACCGCGCGCGGCAGGAAAAGCCCTTTGAGGGCACGCTGGAACTGGCAAACCTGATCGAGAAGGTGCTGGGCCGATCTCCCAAGAAGGCGCAGATCCATCCGGCAACCCGCACATTCCAGGCGCTCCGGATCTACGTCAACGGCGAGCTGCATCAGGCTGCGGAGGCGCTCGGGGCTGCCGAGCGCATCCTGAAGCCGGGTGGCCGTCTGGTCCTGGTGAGCTTTCACTCTCTGGAAGACCGGATCGTCAAGCGGTTCTTGCAGGACCGTACAAAGACCCGTGGCGGCGGGTCTCGTCATATGCCGGAGGCAGAGGTTCCGCCGGCGACTTTTGAAATGCTGACGCGCAAGGCGGTCGAAGCGGCGGCCGGGGAAACGGATGTCAATCCGCGTGCGCGCTCCGCGAAACTTCGGGCCGGGCGGCGGACCGAGGCGCCGGCACGCGATCTCGATATCCACGAGGCCGGCGTGCCGCGGCTTGCGGCGTTTCACGGGCTAGGGGGCTGA
- a CDS encoding NAD(P)/FAD-dependent oxidoreductase, translated as MTKRKTVAVIGGGVSGLAAAKAFDERGHRVLGIERSHDFGGVWELSRSYPDVQTQSPKDLYRFTDLPMPEDYPEWPKGPQVHAYLHAYARKHDLARLFRLNTNVASMDRRPDGKPGWRLTLEAAGKSWTEDVDFVAICTGQFSDKNVLTHPGQADFEVSGGQVMHSSEYTDPELARGKHVVVLGGSKSATDLVVNASKNGAKSVTMVYREPVWRVPYFVGGINFKRLLYMRAQEQQFNSWGRSAAAKAVFTAFKPLIWANFRGLETLLKFQLNLKKWDMVPDIPIEKDASCSLPIVTPGLFEGFESGTIRPVRGTFTTYEPGHVVLSTGEKIPCDLSVLAVGWKLGIPYLAQQYRDKLVEADGQYRVYRLSVNPDLPDMGFVGFNSSFCTVLSAEMIANWLVRYADGQLANQPSDAEMRHSIDEMLVWRRKERPAAKVYGGLCSAPFHFRHFDELLADMGAAKRKRGNPLAEQFSYPNADAYGGFLKSAPSYSVA; from the coding sequence ATGACGAAACGCAAGACTGTCGCCGTGATCGGCGGCGGCGTGAGCGGACTTGCGGCCGCAAAGGCTTTCGACGAACGCGGCCACAGGGTGCTTGGCATCGAACGCAGCCACGATTTCGGCGGGGTCTGGGAGCTGTCCCGCTCCTATCCGGACGTGCAGACCCAGTCACCCAAGGACCTCTACAGGTTTACCGACCTTCCGATGCCGGAAGACTATCCGGAATGGCCGAAGGGGCCACAGGTTCACGCCTATCTGCACGCCTATGCCAGGAAACACGATCTGGCCCGCCTGTTCCGTCTCAACACCAATGTCGCCTCCATGGATCGGCGACCCGACGGCAAACCGGGATGGCGTCTGACGCTGGAGGCTGCCGGCAAGAGCTGGACGGAGGATGTCGACTTCGTCGCAATCTGCACGGGGCAGTTCTCCGACAAGAACGTCCTCACCCATCCGGGCCAGGCGGATTTCGAGGTTTCCGGCGGCCAGGTCATGCACAGTTCGGAATACACCGATCCCGAGCTTGCCCGCGGCAAACACGTGGTGGTGCTCGGCGGCTCCAAGTCGGCGACCGACCTTGTTGTCAATGCGTCGAAAAACGGCGCGAAATCGGTCACGATGGTCTATCGCGAACCCGTGTGGCGCGTGCCCTATTTTGTCGGCGGCATCAATTTCAAGCGGCTTCTCTACATGCGGGCCCAGGAACAGCAATTCAACAGCTGGGGGCGCTCGGCAGCAGCCAAAGCCGTGTTCACGGCCTTCAAACCGCTGATCTGGGCGAATTTCCGCGGGTTGGAAACGCTGTTGAAGTTCCAGCTCAACTTGAAGAAATGGGACATGGTGCCTGATATCCCGATCGAGAAGGACGCGTCATGCTCGCTGCCGATCGTCACGCCGGGCCTGTTTGAAGGATTTGAAAGCGGAACCATCCGCCCGGTGCGCGGGACGTTTACGACCTATGAGCCGGGGCACGTGGTTCTGTCGACGGGGGAAAAGATCCCCTGCGATCTGTCCGTCCTCGCGGTCGGCTGGAAACTCGGCATCCCCTATCTGGCGCAGCAATACCGCGACAAGCTGGTCGAGGCTGACGGCCAGTACCGGGTCTATCGGCTCTCGGTCAATCCGGATCTGCCGGACATGGGGTTCGTCGGCTTCAATTCCAGCTTCTGCACGGTGCTCTCGGCCGAGATGATTGCCAATTGGCTGGTGCGCTATGCCGATGGTCAGCTTGCCAACCAGCCGAGCGACGCGGAGATGCGGCACAGTATCGATGAGATGCTGGTCTGGCGCCGAAAGGAACGGCCGGCAGCGAAGGTTTACGGAGGGCTCTGTTCAGCGCCGTTTCATTTCCGGCATTTCGACGAATTGCTGGCCGACATGGGCGCGGCCAAACGCAAGCGAGGCAATCCGCTTGCAGAACAATTCTCCTATCCGAATGCGGATGCCTATGGCGGCTTTCTGAAAAGCGCACCGAGCTATTCGGTTGCCTGA
- a CDS encoding division/cell wall cluster transcriptional repressor MraZ: MAGFVSHFTNRLDAKGRVSIPAPFRAVLARDGFDGLYCIASPHCAAVDAGGNDLLAEINKRSEAFAKLSPDHDALAVALFGASENPRIDGDGRMTISDMIRDHTGLTDQVTFVGMNYKFQIWEPEKFREYRAEAQKRALAMLSGQLPAPSQGEPV, from the coding sequence ATGGCCGGCTTTGTTTCTCACTTCACCAACCGGCTGGATGCCAAGGGTCGCGTGTCGATCCCGGCGCCCTTCCGTGCGGTTCTGGCGAGAGATGGTTTTGACGGTCTTTATTGCATTGCTTCTCCTCATTGCGCCGCGGTTGATGCAGGCGGCAATGACCTGCTGGCCGAGATCAACAAGCGCTCGGAAGCCTTTGCAAAGCTCTCCCCGGATCATGATGCCCTCGCGGTTGCCCTTTTCGGCGCCAGCGAAAATCCCAGGATCGATGGAGATGGCCGCATGACCATTTCCGACATGATCCGCGATCACACCGGGCTCACCGACCAGGTCACCTTTGTCGGCATGAACTACAAGTTCCAGATCTGGGAGCCGGAAAAGTTTCGCGAGTATCGCGCAGAGGCCCAAAAGCGTGCGCTCGCGATGTTGTCGGGGCAGCTCCCCGCACCCTCTCAGGGAGAGCCGGTATGA
- a CDS encoding CoA transferase subunit A, producing the protein MKEATKIQEAAELIPDRAVLLIGGFMGVGSPHRLIDALVEKGVRDLTVVANDTAMPGRGIGKLITAGCVSKVIASHIGLNPETQQKMISGEIDVDLVPQGTLVERIRAAGVGLGGILTPTGLGTLVEDGKDKIVVDGKEFLLETPIHGDFALLAAYRADYVGNLEYSLTAHNFNPIMALAGKTVIAEPHMIVPVGVISPDSVKTPGILVDHLLERAA; encoded by the coding sequence ATGAAAGAGGCGACGAAAATACAAGAGGCCGCGGAACTCATTCCCGACAGGGCCGTTCTGCTGATTGGCGGGTTCATGGGCGTGGGCTCGCCCCATCGGCTGATCGACGCCCTCGTGGAAAAGGGTGTCAGGGACCTGACAGTGGTGGCCAATGACACGGCAATGCCGGGCCGTGGCATCGGCAAGCTGATCACGGCCGGATGCGTCTCGAAGGTGATTGCATCCCATATCGGCCTCAACCCGGAAACCCAGCAGAAAATGATCTCGGGCGAGATCGACGTGGACCTGGTACCGCAGGGCACACTGGTGGAGCGGATCCGGGCTGCAGGCGTCGGCCTCGGCGGCATCCTGACGCCGACAGGCCTTGGAACCCTTGTTGAAGACGGCAAGGACAAGATCGTCGTGGACGGCAAGGAATTTCTTCTTGAAACACCCATTCACGGTGATTTTGCCCTACTCGCAGCCTATCGCGCCGACTATGTCGGCAATCTGGAATACTCGCTGACGGCGCATAACTTCAATCCGATCATGGCCCTCGCCGGCAAGACGGTGATTGCCGAGCCGCACATGATCGTGCCTGTCGGCGTTATCTCGCCCGACAGCGTCAAGACCCCCGGCATTCTGGTCGATCACCTTCTGGAAAGGGCTGCCTGA